The genomic DNA GAATTCATTCATCTTCCTTTCGAACCGATGAATACGATCCGCGATGTCTGGAGTGAGGATGGACACAAGTTCAAGTAAGTGGAAGCGACTTGCGTCTAGCAATGAGGTACTGATAATTCCTCCGCAGTCCTGATAGATGGATCGACTTGCCCGCGGCTGCAAAGAACAACCCCGGGGTTGTTCCTGGACTGATGTCCTTTTCTGTCGGACCTCATGTAAGTGTTCGCGTTCGGAGCTACAGACCTTGTAGACTGAATAAATATCAACCTACAGTCTTGCCCTGCGTTCCGATTTGCGATGGCTGAGATGAAAACTATGCTCGCCTATGTTGTATCGTCGTTTGCCGTTGAGGACACCCCGAAGAAGATTCTGCCACATAATATGATGATGACCCGGCCATACGTAGAAAATCAGTGGAGCAAAGGTCAGCTACCTGGCACCTATGGATTGAAGGCCTCGACTGACTCTTGATTTCCAGGCTTCCGGCTTCCGCTTCAAGTTCGCGCGCTATAATTATTCGCATTCAGTATTCAAATTAAGTGTTTATTAGTGGATATAGTGAATTCTCTGGGACAATAAACGATCACGCTCCTTCAGCTTACGGTTTCTCTTCGTTGCTTTCTCTGTAGTACTAGTAGATCTCCCCATTGTATACTAGCCTTATCATTCAAATGCCTACTCCTTTCTCATACCACACGTTAGCACAATGATTCTCGAACCTAGGCCCTATTGTACGAAAATCACCGAGCGCTGATGAGCCATAAGTTTTCAATCCCTTTCAACATGGTTCGATAAAATTGTATAGTAACAATTGACTGAGTGGATACGCATAGATGGGTTACAAAACTCCTTTGGTGCTCGGAACATCGTTGCCACCTGTCCTCGATGTTGCCTCTCTGAGGGCAAGCGCCAAGGCTTTGAATGCCGATTCGGACCTATGAGGTATCGATTGGTCTTCTCTAACACAACCGACACTTATCCAACACACCTGTGGTGATCATTCTCCCCGCGCAAACAATCGACATGCAACGTCAAGCCAGCAGCCATAGCGAACGAGTGGAATACGTGTGGGATCATTTCACAAGAGAGATCGCCGATTTTTTCGCGCTTGAGCCCAAGATCGACCACGCAGTAGGGTCGGGAGGAAATGTCTACTACCACACGCGAAAGAGCCTGTTTGGTTGCGTTAAGGCTCGGAAGATGTATGAATAAACCATGCTAACCTCGTCCAAGGGAGCAAACCCGGTTCCGTATCGCCTTATACCCCGAACTTCACCTAGAGCCTCATGGAACGCTTGTCCTAGTGCGAGAGCGCTATCCTGTGAACCAGGAATAATAAGGTAAGACGGGGATAATGTTCTATGAGCGTATTGGTCCTACTTATCTGCTGTATGATGATCGTCTATCCATAGATCCCCTTTGCATTTCATAGTTAGACTCATATGGCCATGCTTAGCGAGCGCGGTGTACATCTGATACCAACGAATACATTTATGGTTGAGTATCATGACCTTCTCTGTGCATAACAGACTTACATGATCCAGAAATCCGATCCCTGTCGAAACGTCGATAGTTTGCTTCGTCAGTCCCGGATTGCAATCGAGTGTGAGAGTAACCTGAATGTCGGTTTCACTGGTCTTTCTAGAGACAGCTGCTGTACGAGCTGAGTCTCCCATTTTTGTTATACCGGTTGGAGATCTAGAGTGGGTGATCGTCAATTGTCAGCGAATAATTTCGGCCATGTGGCGGTGCAGGTCAGTTTGTATTCAAATAGAGCCATTATCAGTCCAAACTTCCACTTCTATCTCGGGCCGAAGCCCAAACTGAGTAGCTTAGGTTGTTTTTAATTCTCTCTATACTCTACTCAGGGATGAAAATATTGCGGCAATTCAAGCTTAAGAGCAGAGACTCATAGATGCTGGTCTGTTGCGTAGCCACAAGGGTCAGTGGCTATGTTATTTTGGGTTGATCCATCCTAATTCATCACCTGCATCCCATCACCAAACCTCAACTACATGTCTTTTCCTGATATAGTCTTTGACGATAACCAATATTTGCTACACTTGCCCATGACAACACAGCTTTCCCTAGTAACTCAAAGCCAAAGAAAGGGCTGCACAATCTGCTAAGGGGGGTTGAACTTACGATTGCGCTTCAAGTCACCCGTGCAGCCATCCAACCTGGAGCCTCTTAGAACATCAACAAATAATACAGCTTTAGGTCCTTCTCTATTGGTCTTCCCTCTATTGAATATAGCCAATGAAAGTGGACCGGGTGAAGGACCAGATGCGATACTCGCCAGTTCGGGACAAGATGTCGACTCGACTGAAGCTCGTCCAATCCCGGTCCAAAGTAGTACCTGATAAGACTTCGAAGTTCACTAAAGTCCCTGAGACGTAGTTGCCCGCCTTCGTTTCGAGTGTCGAGGTGTTGCTGTTACGTCTTGACAGATTGGGGTGAGCGGAATTTAACTGAAACAGCCAGTTCGTCAAATCCTGGGCGGTATTTGAGTGTGAGGTCGATTCGAACATCAAGTTCACTGATATATTCTAGAGTGTTGTCGTGATGAGCCAATGTTGCCGAATTTCTTGCTATTTCTATTGACCTGTACACATGTAATATAGCTCTCAATAGTTGATGCGGAAATCTCGACTGTGTGGCAGTGCTAATTTGTGTCTTCTTTGATCCCGGTAGTCAAATGGCGCTGTAGTATTAGTCCTACCTTCGGTTGAATCTCCTCCTTCAAGCCATACCCCGGTTAAGATGAAAACTTGATTTGTTTAAATTTTTAGCCCAGAGGGAATCACGGATGACGTAAACGAATGACCTTTTTCAAAGAAAAGCGAGCCTGACAACTCACAACCATTTCTACCCCTTCAGTTGTGTCAGCAATATGAGGTTGGGACTCGCCATCGTCTCAATTTTTATAGCGCTATGCAATAGCCAGGCAGATGATCTCACAAAGTATGTGGACCCCTTGATTGGGACTGAGGGCGCCATACCTGGGGTAAGCAAACCTCGCTACGGAGAGCTTTCGTTCGTTGAACCCCGAAATCAGAGTAGTCTGGGAGGCGGGAACATGTTTCCGGTATATCATGCTTTCCAAAACCATGTTCAACCTATACCATTTACGTTTTGTACCAGGGCGTTGCTATTCCctttggccaagtcaaactTGGGATAGACACTTCGGTACTTAACTTAGATCAAGGAGGAATATCTAGCGCCAACAGTGGATATACTCCTCGTGGAAATGCTACGGGATTTTCTTTACTGCACACAAGCGGTACCGGTGGACGTACGTTCGATAGCTAAGCTCATTAATCAGGGACTAAACAGCGGATCTCAGAGCCAAAGTATGGCGTTGTTTCGCAGATGCCCTTGCTGGGGTCGCTGGAGGAACAAAAATTAATGTTGCAGACAATAGGACGTATCTAACAAATCGTACCAATGAGGTATGTACTTTGAACCTAGAGGCGAGCTTTGTTTTATACTTGATAAAAGGTTGCGCGAGTTGGATATTTTCGCACAACATTTGAGACGTCCAAGATCACAACGGAGGTAAAGATAACGGCTTATTATTCAATTCACTCATATTTACACATCTTTTAAACGCAGCTAACTGCATCTCACCACGCTGGTATATTGCACTACACTTTCCCCCCTTCCGAAAAAACACCGCGCACGTACTTGTGGATCTAGCTCATGTCCTTCCTTCTGGAGGCGGAGGATATATCTCAACGTTATGTCAAGGGGGAGTTGACGGTCGATCCACAAGGGGGTGGATATAGCGGAAGTGCATGGTATAATTTGGGTTGGAACCAAGGGGAGGCATGGCAGATATGTGAGTTAAAATAGAAGGCTAATGTGGAGCTCCGTCTAACTATAGCCTAGTCTTTTTGGCAATTTTTCCAAACCACCATCAAGGATTAGGTCATTCTGGACGCCTTACAATCACCTTGTTCCGCCAGTCACTACACCGACACTCTCTGCATATTATGATATCTATGCGTCTGATAACCTTGCCATAGGTGCCCTTTTTTCGTGGGAGTTCGAACTTCTCAAGGGCTAGAATTGAAAGTCGGATAGGTGTCAGCTTCATTAATGCACAAAAAGCGTGAGTAGAACAACCGTGTTCAGCGATATTGAACTTAATCACTTTCTGATACAGTTGCCAGTTTGTGAAAGATGAAGTACCATGGTCCAAAAGTTTTAATTCTACCGTACAGGTTGTCAAAGATGTTTGGAACAAGTATAGTAGCATCCACTTGCTTATAGGCTGGCTCCTTAAACTTGTTCAATAACCCAGGGAAATTCTATCTTCTATCACTGTGCCAGCGGAAAACGGTCATGCGAACGCACACTGCTAGGGCTTCTATACACCCACCTTTGTGAGTTCGTTTTGTGTTTATGCTAGATCTAAAACGCTGAGCACATACATGCATAGACGGTACTGCGCTTATGCCTACAGATAGGACCAACGAAACCCAGGCGGGTGGGATTCCAAAGAGCCGTACTATGATGATTGGTATACGGTACGTAATCTATTCCAGGCTATTCACTTGCTTTACTGGCTGTAGATGTGGGACAGTAAGTACTATTGTTAGTACATAATGTCAACTGATGGCCTCTTAGTCTTTCGTTGCACAACTCCATTCTATCACCTCGTCTACACTAATCGCTATGTTGGGATGCTGAGGTCAATTATTGATACCTGGTAAATTCATGAAAAGGATACCGACTGTCCTGGAAAGCTTAGACAAAAACTTTAGGCGATTTGACGGATACCTTCCCGATGGGCGAAGGTAAGCATTGGATGGACCCCGGGGGTTGAAATACTACTTATGAGAACAGTGGGAACCAAAATGGCCGTACACAGGTGAGCTGTGCCATCATATTTAGTCTGGCCCTCTCTGATGATTCCATATAGGGCGGGTCCAATGCCGATAATGTTCTAGCGGACGCTTATGTCAAGGGACTGAACAAAGTCAAAAGCATTAATTGGAAGGATGCCTATAAGGCAGTGGTGAGCCCGCGACATCCACAGCATCAAACTGTAGTAGAGACTCACATGAAATTCTACAGCAAAAGGATGCAGAGGTTACACCGCGTCGTAACATTGACTTCAATGCATTTGATGGTGGAACTAAAGAAGGGAGGTGAGCCACCAGTATACCCAATTTAATCATACCAACGACTGAAGCCCCACAGAAATGCGCTACCTGATTGGGTTTCCCTTGGGTACATTACACAAGACTACTCTCGCTCCATCTCCAAAGGCGTGGAATATGCACAAAATGATTTCGCCGCTTATCTTCTGGCAAAAACGCTTGGATCCAAAAAAGACGCTGAAAAGTACCTACAAAGGGCCAGGAGGGATATTAATGTATTGGTACATTACTGACCTCAAATGATTCAGTAACTGGAAGAACTGTATGTATTAAAAATTGTAGTCCTTATCGTTACTAACTAAACTTGTACAGTCTGGAACGAAAACGCCACGGTCGATCTAGGGGATGCTGGGTTGGGTGTTCATAAAGGCTTTTTTGGGAGCAAGTCCGCCCAAGGCGTTTTCGATGCATCGGTAAATGTCACAAATTGTGGAGGCTGCTCTTGGGGGGATGTGGGTTAATCTTGATGTGTTATTGCGTACTAAACCAAGAGTCCATAGCTTACTTATGAAGGTTTAATATGGGAATACAGGTACGCTAAGTTTAGGATGATACCTCTAGCTGATTGACTTGATTTGGGCTTAATTATAGCTTCAATGTACCGCACGATACTGCCGCGTTGATCAAGCTCATGGATGGTCCAGCTGGTTTTGAAAGGCGACTGGACGCGTCTTTTATTGAGGGGTTTTCCATGGGAGCTGGTCCAGCTAATACTGCGGGAACGTAAGCTCTGTCACTTATACATTAAACATTGAAACTAATCGACTCGTCTGGCGTTAGAGCATTGTTCAACCCCGGAAATGAACCTTCCTTCCAAACCCCATTTCTCTACAACTATATCAACGGAAAACAATATAAAACTGTAGAGAAAACAAGGTATATCGTGAATAAATGTAAGCAATTAATAGGGAAAGTTAGTGAGTGCACCCACCGAACCAGGATATCAGATTATTCGTTAGCTCGGTCAGGCATCCCAGGAAATCAAGGTATTCATCGCTGAGCATGTGATAGTTCATAGCGTATTAACAATTATGCAGATGCTGGTGCGATGGCCACTTGGCTGCTCTGGAACCTCTTGGGGTATGTATACAGGATCATCTCAAACTTTGTGGTTTGACCCTCCCCTGCAACCAAGACTTTACCCAGTAACGTCCCAGCCGGTATATCTTCTGTCCGCTCCATTTTTTAAAGCGGTAGATGTGCGAATCGGTACTGGGGATCCCACCTCAGCATCACATCAAAGCAAAACATATTTACGGATACGAGCGCCGGACTTAGACGCAAACCATCCATGTATGCAACGTCTACTGGGTTATTACTATTTGCTTATCGATTGGGATTACAGACGTCCAGGGTGTCAAAATTAATGGGAAGCCTATCAACCGTTCGTTCATATGGCACGACGAAATTATTAACGGGGGAGTACTGGAGTTTACGATGGGTCCGGAGGCAGTCGGCTGGGACTCTGGAGAACTTCCACCATCGCTTTCTACCGGGTGGAAATAATCCAGTTTCAGAGAAAAGTACGTTTGTACTTCGGTATCACTCGTACTGGTTCTAATTATTCATTTCTAGAGGGCACCCTATTACAAAATTAGCCTCCATATTGATAATGAAAGGATTCTCTAAGTTATTTTCGCGACTTGCTTGGAATTTATTGTAATAAGGtttggtatgcaactctaATTGCAGAGCAATAAACCACCGAAATCTGCGGGTCTGGTCGCAAGTATCAATTGTGCTGTGTATTCCGTGCGTTCTGATCATCAACAAATATGAATCCAATAGGTACCTCCCATAAGATCCAAAACCTAGCTGGGTCAATTCTAGGTCATTCAAATAGCCAATCAGGCAGCCCTTTCTTTGGCTTCGAGCCACCAGAGGAATGCATGGTATCATTGACCAGTGGGGCAAAGATTTGGCGTAATCGGATACTGTATCAGGAAAAGACATGTCGTCGAGCTTTGGTAATGGGACGCCTAGGGGAGTTAGAGCAACCAGGTCAACACAGCCACATGCATTGAACCGTAATCATATGATACAACTTTTTTACAGCCGGTACCGATACCAACAACTCGCGTATGCACATTCGTGAGATGTCCGGAATAGACTCTCTCGAAACGCCAACTCCAGTTACCACCGTGCCCATAGCTCGACGACTCCACCAATGTAACTACACCGCGCGTATGCTCTCTGTATTCAGATGGACCccacgcatacatacatgtTACTTGCTTTCCAAACGTTGATTACTATAAGCATAGCATAACCTCTTGTCTTACGACACCGTACAGCGGTAATATATATCCTACATACTTATCTACACACAATCGACTTTAACAAATCCCCGACCATACCCACCAGCAGATCTAGATACTCGAATACCTTCAACAAATTGCAAGCTCAAACTATTGGTGTAATCAGGCAACGTGCCGGACGGCCGAATGGCCAGACTCGCTGCTCGCGTAGTATGTACGATCAGGAATGAACTAGTGATTACGTGCTACggaatgttgtacaccaataATTTGGAGAAAAGAACCGTGCGTGGCAAGGGACGTATGAGCTATAGAAACCATGCGTGGAATATAAGTGAATATAGAATCCGTAGCATGGGTAAATGGCAATGAGGAAGAGTGATTAAGGTGGAATGTGATGCGAACAGATCGCGGGAAGGGTAGCAGATAACGTCCAATGATAAACGGTTAAGCGAAGGAATTCCAACACCAACGATGCACATGATGTTTCAACTAGTCTGATACCAGAAGgtcaaaaaagaaaaaaataTTCAGAACAGACGGTAAATAATTACGATTGTGCAAAAAGAAGGGATGGGAATGAATGAATGAGAGTATACAAATGCATACACGAAACGAATCAAGAAAAGTCCAAAAACTCGTCTCCCAAGCAGAGATGCAGACGCAATCCAGAGAACCGCAAATTGTCCCAGATTCAAACCAGACACCGATGGAAAACAAAAGTGAATACCAGGGGGGACCGAACGCCGGGAAGCATGTTGACCACAAATCCCGATCGGTATTAGCACTGGTTACTTGGAGTGTGAAAGGTTCAAGAACTGTGTCTGTCTCTTCTTCGCCTTGGGCGTGTGTTCTGAGTGCCATCTTCCTCTGACTCGGTCCGAACAGCATGGCGTTCGCACATCCTTTTCCCGTTGACTTCCCAGTACTCCTTGAGTAGAGTCTCACATATTCCTTCGGAATCTTCGTACTCGCAAGTGAAGTGTTCTGGGTGGTATCTCATACCCGAGTGTGACATGGCACAGGGTCCTTCAATGGGCTGGCGGCAAGAAGGAGAAGCGCAAAGCGAGTTGTTGGCCTCGTGATAGTGGTATTTGCAGTAGGGCCTCTCTTCATGAACATAGAATGAACGGTCAGGGAATGGTTTCTAATGATAACAAATCAATTAATATGAACCGAGCAAAGCAAAGCGCAAATACTCACGTGGCAGGTATAGCAATTGAAACATTCTTTGTGGTACTTCCCTTTCAATTGGCCGTCAGACGCGTATATGGCCTGGGTCTCGATTGCGAGCCCACACTGACGACACTATATAAAGTAAGACCAAATGAAGACGAGGGCTGAAAAAGTGCAAACTTACCTTGGGCAAGTACATCATTTTCCAGTCTTGCTCGCATAAAACTGTATTACCACCGTCGTCGATCTTAATCCAACGACCGTCTTCGATGCGTTTTTCACATTTAGCGCATGTTCGAATACGTTTACGTCTAACGGAGCTGGTCGTGGAACTGGCACTGGTGGATGTCTTCGATCTGGTATTCCCAACCGATCCATGTCTGACCCGAGCATACCCAATGTCTTTGCGGTAACGGGGACAACCTTCGGTTGTTCCTCGGCGTCCGGAATAGAAGTAACCTTGAAGGTGCCTCCGACTTCCGCCGAACTGGGACTAGTATAAACCGATTGGCGGtcatcctcgtcttcttcgCGCAATGCACTAAGGGTTTGCGCGCCGGCAGACTGCTTGGGACGCCGTACAGAGCTGGAACCGGACGATGACGAATGGCTGGAAGATTGCGAACTGCTACGTTTGGGGGTGTGATCTGATCCATTTGAATCGCGACGCGGGAATGCAATTGTATTTCCTTCGCTGTCGccagcaccagcaccaacACCTTCGTCG from Rhizoctonia solani chromosome 16, complete sequence includes the following:
- a CDS encoding imidazoleglycerol-phosphate dehydratase produces the protein MGDSARTAAVSRKTSETDIQVTLTLDCNPGLTKQTIDVSTGIGFLDHMYTALAKHGHMSLTMKCKGDLWIDDHHTADNALALGQAFHEALGEVRGIRRYGTGFAPLDEALSRVVVDISSRPYCVVDLGLKREKIGDLSCEMIPHVFHSFAMAAGLTLHVDCLRGENDHHRSESAFKALALALREATSRTGGNDVPSTKGVL
- a CDS encoding glycoside hydrolase family 92 protein, whose translation is MRLGLAIVSIFIALCNSQADDLTKYVDPLIGTEGAIPGSSLGGGNMFPGVAIPFGQVKLGIDTSVLNLDQGGISSANSGYTPRGNATGFSLLHTSGTGGPDLRAKVWRCFADALAGVAGGTKINVADNRTYLTNRTNEDQRNPGGWDSKEPYYDDWYTMWDIFRCTTPFYHLVYTNRYVGMLRSIIDTWRFDGYLPDGRSGNQNGRTQGGSNADNVLADAYVKGLNKVKSINWKDAYKAVQKDAEVTPRRNIDFNAFDGGTKEGRNALPDWVSLGYITQDYSRSISKGVEYAQNDFAAYLLAKTLGSKKDAENNWKNFWNENATVDLGDAGLGVHKGFFGSKSAQGVFDASLTYEGLIWEYSFNVPHDTAALIKLMDGPAGFERRLDASFIEGFSMGAGPANTAGTALFNPGNEPSFQTPFLYNYINGKQYKTVEKTRYIVNKYYSLARSGIPGNQDAGAMATWLLWNLLGLYPVTSQPVYLLSAPFFKAVDVRIGTGDPTSASHQSKTYLRIRAPDLDANHPYVQGVKINGKPINRSFIWHDEIINGGVLEFTMGPEAVGWDSGELPPSLSTGWK